AAACATGCTCCTAAAagcttttttttgtattttcatcCTACTTTTGCCAAAACTCATATAAAGCTTCTGGTGCTCGAGTCtggaatgaaaccttcttcactggtctcaacggctgatcttctttcaaactGTCTCCCAACTCTTCTTGTAGCTTCTCTAACCTGTCTCTGATTTCTATTGGAACACCCAACTCCACCGTGCTTGTTCCTATGGGCCTGATCattctgccaatattatctGGTTAGATTGTAAAGATGTGCTCTAACGTGTATGCATGATcaataataaagaaaagaaagaaaaaacaattatgGATATGAGCATGATTAAGGCATATAACAAGGAATCTAACATAGTATGGACATGCGAAAAAAATAGTTTAGGGATAAGATGCCCCCTTTGTCCCTAAATTGGGTAATACCACCTAAAAAAGTCAGAAGGTTTAGGACCATGGCTGCGGTTTGTCTATAGTGCATATgtgtggtttaactaactaatcgcaAGGTCTCTGGATCAAGTGgattttgctccattggatcacaaaagcccatcccttaatgtcataagaggacgtcaatccaggaaggtgtcttcctccacccatacagggaagtgaatcccatgaaagtggtaggtcaaccctcactaatcactaagtaacccgggtatagggttatgtgtgtgcagtgAATAGTgtatgtgtgtgcgggggcatacaaaccaatatccctaacatttaaatctcacaaaGCTCATGTCTAATGAagatatctacaacattgaacaaatccatcaaattcctcaaaattaatatacaaacacaaatggGAACAAAAAGCTATAcaggaaaagcacaaaaatcattCATACAGGCTCGACCCCTTcggtataaaaaccaatgtccctAGCAGAGTcaccagttgtcgcaaccgaggtcacgacgcggaccagCAATGAAAGGAtggaaaaatgtttagagtcgccaccaattgatttgagtgtaattggacactaaaaatatggtctacgaaccagaaaatgagtaagggggtctattgtgtgtggagaaggtgctaggcaccccacaacttcctaaaaggttacctagattgatctatgtgctttttcctgaaaatttgtttgtcccaatttgttttaatgaattttttatatGCCCAAAAAATCATGTATGATCAAATGGGGTGGAATgttttccattaatgttagaccaaagctttattttgaaaatcccattttgatgggttttattggaaattgatgaaaaatatttGGTGGAATTTGCAAAAGGGCATTGAGTTTTATACCAAGGGGATTTCTCAATCATATAATCAAAGACCAATGAATAAAACGGAAAGAACAATCTAATTTTATTTGACGAATACAAatggtattttgatttgaaaagataacataattaaagcctaggcatgagttgaatgtcatcaagtcctcctcctaattaactttaatttaggtatctaataaattaaattaccattgttTTTATGAAttcaaataatactttaatttgaagagataacgtaattaaagcctaggcaggagttgcatgtcatcaagtcctcatccttatgaactttaattttggtatctaataaattaaattaccattgtgtttacgaatacaaataatactttaattcgaagagataacataattaaagcctaggcaggagctgaatgtcatcaagtcctcctcctaatgaactttaatttaggtatctagtaaattaatttatcatttgcctTTCATTTAAAtgaagataacataattaaagtctaggcaggagctgaatgtcttcaagtcctcctcctaattgactttaatttgggtatctattaatttgtttatatgaaaatttggtaaagacgcggttgttgaattgacggattggCAAAACTAAGCATACAACCTAACATATAATCTAGCAATGCATTCTAAATAATTTATCAACTACTCCTACTCATGCATCTTTGATATTCTAAATTTACcaacccctaaacatgcatactaatccattaaacatgcataaaactaaactacactacttttccattattttcactaccctattacatatttacatttacaagaatatacatgccaaataaaaacaagataaaaatatatacaaataataaaatataaagataaaaatacaaatacaaatatggcccatggagcccgttaattgctcaaatccgatccaatctccaaatgcacACCCTGACCCGAGTAATGTCCAGCGCGGTCCACATCCTCTTCCTCTATCTGCATTTTCTACTGGTGACTTGCTTGCCAGTCTGACTCCTCTCTCAATGGTTATGCAGCTACCCCGATTTGCTGTTCTATATCCCCTCCAATTTCTTGCTTCTTTCCTCTCAGTTTTCATGCTATGTTTACTCtatgtttccttttcttttttctctcttcctcccCCTTCACACCcgatttctctccttttttcttgtcGTGCGGCCCCCTTCTCCTATTGTTGGCTCCCCATCTACAAAAAGCCCTCACATTTCTTTATATAATGTGACCacataaaaccctattttctctttttaccaaaatgccCCTCCAACcctatttttttctctttagaaACATTAAGAAACTAactgtttcttcttttcatttcttcttccaaaaccctaaaaaggtgcTACCTTTCCTCTTTTAAGATCTTATTTTTAAATCTTTtaaaattctcttattttttagatattttctagggtttggttTGATTGGGCTAATAGTTGGGTATTTGTgtgcttaagaatccaagaaacgGACTTTTGAATATCCATGGGCTTGTGGGTCAAGGAAATGAGTTTTTGTAGGCTTGTAGGTCCAAAAGtggctttttgaatttttgtgagctTGCGGTCTCAAGAACGGGTTTTTGAATTattctcattatttttattttgatgtttttctatttttttatattttttggccggacagaaaccggttactacaatcGGCATATAAATCTTTTAAATAATCAAAGCCAATAATCTGGTTTCAAACAACAGTTAACAATAGTACCTTCCAGCTCAATGCATCGGCAATTTTATTCAAATGGCCGGACACGTGTCGAATGGAGAAAGTGAACCTCTGAATATAAGCAACCCAACGAGCATGCATTCTATTTACCTTAGAAGAGTTATTGGGGTACTTGAGAGCTTGGTGGTCCGTGGTGAGGACGAACTCTTTTTGTACAATATATGATTCTCATTGTTGTAACGTACGAACAATTGCATATAATTTTTGCTCATAAGTTGACCTCTTCACTACAAGAAATTCCGTCgcaaattatatattttacgaCGGAAATCTAATAAACTTTCGTTACaaaattgattttaaaattataccTTTTAGTGATGGAAATTCCCATCACAACAATTTTCTGTCACAAATTATTGCATCATTTCCCGTCAAAAAATTAGTGATGGAACAACAATTTCGTTGctaatttagtgacggaattctcttccgtcactaatttagtGATGAGATTGTTGTTCCGTCACTAAGTTAGCAACGTAATAAGTTTTCGTCACTAGATTTGAAACGGAATTGGAATTCCATCACTAAATTAGTGACGAAAGagaattccgtcgctaaatttaGAGACGAAACtataattccgtcactaattagcaacaaaattcaattttctattaTTAAACATAAACCCATACGTTTGGTTGCTTAaactattttgatttttaaaaaactatGAAATATAGATTAAAGGAACCAAAATAGtagttaattaaattaattatttccACCAAATCAAAACTGGCACAAAATTCaacttaaaattttcattatttctGCCAAGCTAAAAGTGGCACAAATTTCAACTTCAAGATCCCACTATTTCACGAACTAATCCTCACCGTCCATTACTTCTTCTCATCAAACCCCAACCTTCATGTCATCGATCAACATCTCGTAATGGTCAAATCATAGTTCGACGGGTAATACAAATTGCAACACAACTCCCCAAAATCAACTAAACTTATAAAAGCAATATGGGTCGTTCGCTGTCAATGTATCAAACATCCCAAAATCTTCCACATCATCAATCCGCAACTTTCGTATACAACTACATCAAACTTCATCTTCACCTTCCTTCTTAAATAAATCTAACCCTCCTCTGACTTTCTAATTCTCCTTTTAAGAATATTGTGAAAGTACTCTCTATTAAATCGTAATGGCATCAAAGCCACAAAAGAAGCCAACGAAGAAGCCACTGGCAGACTTACAAGATCTACATCCTTAAGGTGCTAAAGCACTTTCATCCGGATATTGTGATCTCGAGCGAAGCCGTGGGAATCATGAAGAGCTTCATCAATGACATCTTCTAGAACCCCACTTAGGAATCTTCTGGTCTGGCCCGGTACAATAATAAGGCCACCATCACTTCAAGGGAGATTCAGACTGTTGTTAAGCCAAGTACTTCTTGTAGAATATTAACACAAATACTGAACAAGATAATTTGGGAGAATACTATTTCTTATTGAATTCAGAAAACAATAGGCGTTAAATAGCCTTATAAAGCAACAGACTCAGAAACGTGAGCCTAGAATAAACTAACTGGCCATACCAGAAGGGATACTCCTAGAGACCAGTTTAACTCAACAACTACAATCCCTACATTCTAGGGATTTATTCGACATAACATAAAACAAATACTAACTTTAACACTCTCCCTAAAACTGAATGCTCACAAGCAATCAATTTACATCTACACTTGAACACACACCAAGTAGAGTCCTTTAACTTCATGAATGATTCAGCCTTTAGAGATTTGGTTAAAATGTATGCAACTTGTTCCTCtgagggcacttgcaatggtaaattgttgttgggtcaacaaagatgttgtcttttgttgatgtgtctatattgaaaaatgtgttttgctgatatggctgtattgagagacgtgttttgttgatgtggcagtATTGAGAttgtgtgttttggtgtagttttgttggggacaacatggaggcatggaatgttgttggcctccatgttgggtgggaagggataatgtatagaaatttttgttttgctgatgtggtgtattaggagatgtgttttgctgatgtggttgtattgggagatgtggttgacttgactttttgtgtgaTAGAAGTGGGATCAGTGCAACATTTTTGTTGCCCCAGCAAATAGTGCACCATTGCAGTTGCCCTCACTTCTACAATAAACCAGCTCCACAGCTCCATCCTTAGTGAGATCACGAAGAAAATGAAACCTTACATCAATGTGTTTGCTTCTTCCATGTAAGACTGGATTCTTTGACAATTTAATAGCTGAGCTGTTTTCATAGTATAACACAATTGGACCTTCTTGCACATGCTTCACCTCTTCCAAAATTCTCTTTAACCAAATTCCTTGGTAGGCACAAGATGCAGcaacactacaagaaaacagctTTATTGCGACGAAATTTTCCGTcgtaaaaaatcaaaattccgtcgctaatacTTTTTGCGACGGAATTTTTTCCGCTGCAAAAACAATCGTCGCAAAAATGACTGACAGATAATTGCGATGGATTCTTTGCGATGGTATGAGTGACGAAATTATTTTGAAACGCCATTTGCGGCGgaatattccgtcgctaattgatggataaaaaataaaattttgagtattttgcgACGGAATATTTCGCcacaaaatataattttttaataaaatttaaatttttgcaACGAATTTTGAGACGGGATTTCCGTcgcaaaatttttattttctaaattttaatttatttaaataaatatattttatttttcattttatgttgtataataatgattttttaaaattgatatTATTATAGTTCAActataattatcaatttaataatttcattaaaaatatattatcaaaatatgCAAGAAATAGCatgtaataaaaattaatattatacataAGCGGTTCAgtatttttatgaaatacaaTCTAATCTTCATCAGAAAGGTGTCCATGTGAAGCACGATCATCTTCAGGGTTGTTTCTGGGGGATTGCATCTGCATATGAGAAAATAATTGTTGCACCATTCGCTGCTGCAAGTCACCGACCTCATCCAATAACTCAGAGTTCATCTGAGCGATGCGCTCCTCTAACTCTTGCTCCAACTCTCTCTGAGTATACAATAAGGAATGTCCACTGGAGCAAGATGAAGAACTAGGCAAGAAGCTTGCCTCAGATCCAAGCTCGTAGATGCgatttttcttgttcttcctACCAGCCGCCTTAAGGAATAAAGGATCCTCGTCCAACGGCTCAAGAGGTGACTCACTGGTGGAGGAGACTAATCGATATGTCAGAATGTCCTCCTTCAGCTCGTTAAATTTTTCCTGCAAAAGAAGATACTAATGCTCATGAATACTGGTAAGACAAAAACAAGCAGCAACACAAtatattgaaggaaaaaaaataataataatagggCATCCCAGATGTGTAAGCATACACAAACTGAAAAATATGCAATCAAATgagctaaaataaatatatccacaaacttttcaactaaGCTAAGACACCATTGCTTTCTAAATTTCAGGAAACATAGATATTTAAACATCAACACTGAagattaaaaagaaacaaatgggGTTCATTGTAGCTTTGTAAAAGAGATGCCAACAACCTATTTCTATattagtactatatatatatatatatatatatatatataaatttaaatacTTACAAATGTAGTTGTTGCTCGTCCATCGACTAATTGTTGCGTACTCTTTTTTCGATGAGTGCGAACAAACACCTCTGCCTTGGTGGGATCCCGGCCAAGTTCCACCTTCtacaattaaaattacaaaagacatgatattcaaattttaaacaagataaaaattgaaattgttaaatttactTAAAATTTAGTATTCTCTTACAGTACTCCGTGTGAGGAATAGAGCCACAGTGTGAGAACAGCTATCCTCAGATGCTCAATTTTTCTTCCCCTGTTCCCTTGCTTCTTGTACTCTGGTCTATCCCAAATACGACGAAGTTTAGATTGGACTGTAGTAGGGATCCAGACAGCTTTGGTGGGGTTTTCTCGTGCCCTATGCATCATGCCCCAAAATAATCCTCCACTCTTTTTATTCCACAGTTTCTTTATTGCAACATCATGAGCAGGGTCCCATGTAAATTTACTCTGCAggataaaaaaattaacattgtGAAGCATTggtgaaaaaatatattaaaggagAACACTTTCAATTTTTATACTTACCTTGAACTCCTTAAAGTAACATTCTTTTTCCTCGGGAGTAAAATCACTCCGTTGTGTCACGGCTCGTTCATACTTGATCTTCATGATCTCGCTTATCTTCCGAGTAACATCAAAAGGATCAAAACTATGAATTAACGAATAAGAACATATTAGTGACAAATGCTTTTGCAATAAATGTATACTAAAATAAGAGTAATTAAAAATGTACTTACAGAGCAGCTGAAATAGGTCGTATCAAGATAAGGCTATTCTGAGGAGGCACAACCCCAATATTCTGGGACGAAGAGCCACTGGCACCTTGTTTGTCCAGTGGTGGGCCTTGCGTGCTAGGCCCATGTGGGATATGGTGGATAGGAGGAGGTGAAACCCCTGTCAGCATATCAACAGTGAAGTGACTAGGAGATGATAAAGTAGGATGATATTGAATGGTTGGTTCAATAGAATTCACAGAGGAGGGCGAGGAGGCTATGACACTAGGGTGCGAAATGACACATTCCCTATGATGGGCCTACCGCGGCGAGTGACACGACCTCGACCAGATGTAGTATGGCCACGGTCCATTGACTGATCAGTAGCCATCGCCTACTAATGAAAGTGAAACAATAGTTTAGTAATGTTAGGTGAACTCCCTATTTAACTAGAGAGATCAATGGTGAGCAGAAAAAATAGATACAAGTAATAAATATTCAGCTAGCTAATCTAAGTTGTCAACCTATAGCTCAAGTGAGCTCATTCGCAAAAGTATTTTACAAGAAGAACCTAATTAGTGACATATACTAATTATGCTGGACTTACGTTCAAACTTCTTCATGAAACTTGTTATGAAAATCCACAAACTTCTTTATGGAAAGCATAGGACGTTTAATTCATAATTCTTCCAGAATCATCCTAGCAAGGAATACCAACAACTAAATACACAAGTAGTTCTAGCATGCAACTGAAGGACAATTCATTGCTCCTCTTAGAATATAACTCACCTTGAAGGAGAGATTGGCTCTGTGGTTATCCTTTCTACTTCCCACGATGAGTACCAATGACCTGCTTCTTCAAAGATGCCAAGAGTGCTGCTTACACCTTGTTAGTAACTCagatagtttgtttttttttactaggAAGCCAATAGCAGAACATATGTTTTAGTATAGTGGTGCAAAGGACATGACTTAGATTCCCTCAATGCCAAATAAAGTGTAATAGCAAACACAGGAAACAAGATAGATCATACTTGTATCTTATCAGAACTCCAACAAACTGTAAGGGCAGTTTAAGAGCATCACATAAGATGGGAAATAAAGTGGATATGAATCTCACAACAATACATAAGGCAATAATTATTCTCGAATTATCACAAAGGGAGGAATTATTCTCAGAGTGTAATTAAACTGGACTGTTTAATCAAGTTATAAACCCCTTGCCCAAAAGTGAGCATTAGCAAGTAGCAAATACAATTACATAAGGCAATAAAGATTCAGATAACAACCCATTACCCAAGTAAGCAAAAATTAGGAAGTAGATTTAAGGGcattttttatcacaaaagaCACTTCTTTGCATGTTTCGTTACAGACTTACATCCTCAGTAGAAAAATTAGGAATTGTTTTTGAATACAATCGTAGAAGAACATAAAGATTAGGCAACAACCAACACTAAATGTACGAAGTGCTTGCACAGTGTCACAAAGCAGATTGTCAATAAATCTTTCGCATTATAGGCAAGAATTTTGTGGATGGGAATTTCAACCTTACACCATTAGTGTGGTGAGGTTCCAAACCACTCAACTACGGGCTCTCCTATGATCAAATTGGTTTTACCTTTATGCACAGACAATAAGACTAAAAATATAAAGGTAAATCGAATGGCCTTACAACCAGACCCTCACCTTCCAGCACAAGAGGACAAGATCACCTAAATCACATAAGCTTGACTTTTTTGGTTCCAATGTTCTCACAATTACACTTAAATCCAGATATCCCAAGCGATCAAAGACACGAGAAAGTCAAACTAACAACCAAACTCGTAATCCATCACATgaacaggaaaaaaatattCAGAACGCGCTCCTGCAGGCAACACAAATGAACCCACACAAACCCCAACGACATGTTCGAGGATCTCATCTGTACATGTTCGTGAGAGAAACAACACGATCACTTAGCCAATACCAAGAACCAAATCAAATCTGATAAAACAGACTGAACAAAAACCAGTCAACAATGGCgcaacaagaaagttaaaagAAAACCCAGTCAACAATGGCGCAAGTAAGAGACATAGGAAAGGTGTGAACTTCtttagaaatacaaattgaGTAAAGAAATGACAAATCCCTTACCTAGCAAAATCTGGAACGACAAATCCCTTAACCTATCAATAAGAGATTGTGTGAGAGAAGTGAGCGAGAGACTGCGCGAGAGAAGTGAGTGAGAGGCTTCGTGCGAGACAACAGAATGTCAGGTGAGAAGAGCGACGAGAGCGAGAGACTTGAGCGAGATTCTCTGTGAGAGACGTGAGCGAGAGTCTCTGTGAGAGAAGAGTGTTTGGGTGATATGGAACTGAATGACCGTAGGGTTTCACAATTGTATTTCACATATAATGGCAGAATATTTGTGCGGGATATGAAAATTTGTGTTGTTTAAGTAATACCACCTATAATcagaatatatttaatattttttatgtgtttgagtgtatatattttttatatgatattctttatgtgtgtatatatatatactatatattatattatattatctatatatatatatatagatatatatatatatatatatatatatatatatgttactgcGATCATCCATTTcatacaaattaaaattaacaaTGGCTTCATACAAGTAAGAAAAGTCTAATattcatcaaataaataaacacaCATTTTTAATCATCTTCCGACTCTTCCTCTGTCTCAGAATCATCAAATTCTGATTCTTCCTCTTCATCGTCATTATCAGTATCTTCCTCAATCATTTGCATTATAGAATCGGAATCCACTTCATCAAGTTCAGCTTCATTATCGACGAGTGACTCTATTTGATCAATATCTCCTCTAACTGGCACAAGTGGTACTTCATCGTCCTGAAAGGCATCATCCATTTGCTTTAATTGTGTAGTAATTGTGTGCCTCGCCTTTTGTCTTAATCACGACCCATCAATCTTGTTGATCACGTATCCCTTCTGGATAGGGAGCAAAGTATACTTGCTCCACTTGTTGTgcaattataaatggatcaaaCTTCATGTACCTTCCTCTACGTTTCACATCGACAATCCCATACTGTTTATGGATTCGCGTACCTCGATTAGGAGTTGGGTCAAACCACTCACAATTAAacataacaattttttttttcagtagtCCTGGGAAATCCAATTATACTATCTCTTTCAGTATTCCGTAGTAATCATATTTTGACTGTCCATAATCAGTCCCCCGTATGCATACACCGTTGTTGATTGTTGACTTGCCTTCACTTCTTGCATCAGTGTCGAATTTGTATCCATTAACATAATACGTATTCCAGCTTTCAACCCTCCTCAATGGTCCTTTGGACACGTCTCGTATGAGTTCATCGGTAATCTTATTTTGTGGGTCATAAACCTTAAAAATAAAGAGgataaataaattgataatacaTTAGTCCAATTAAATAAACTCGTGTCATGTTATAAATTagatagatacttacatactatCTGAACCATGATGCGAAACCTTTATCAATTTCATAGTCAACTTCATCGTCATTTAACGTAGGTGCTGATGCTCGCACGAGTCCTGTAAACATGCTACAAAACATATCTAAATTACGTCAATCATTCGCTTAAATTACCACCACTTCATAATTCCAATATAATTTATAGTAGCTTACTTTATAAAAGGCTGGACAATATCACAATTCAGAAACACGTATAATGTTGCAGCATCGTATTCTCTATCAGTGAGGTAACGCTTACCACCTCACCAGTAAGACGACTAGGTTCCATAGAATCAAAGAAAGATGGGGGAAAAATATGCTCCAATTTACAAAGGATCATAGGAATATTAGCATACATGATGATCAATTGATCCTCTCACAGTATAGTTGAACATATATCTCCACAAAAGTGACTCAACTCAGTAATGGCAGCCCAAATGGGCTCCGACAATGCCCAAAATGTAATTAGAAAAAGTCGCTCCATGAAAACATGGCAGTCATGACTTTTCATCCTAAACAACTTTCCTTCTCTCATGTCTACGCACCTAGCTATGTTGGAGGCATAGTCGTCTGACAACTTCAAATTGGAAACCCAATGACAAACAACCCTTTTCTACTCCATGTTAAGACAAAATTGTGATTTCGGTTTGAGAGATTTACCGTTGACATTCTCCACCAACTCTAAAACTCTAAGTTTACAGTAAAGGGAAAGGTCCAATCGTAACTTAGCATTATCCTTTGTTTTCCCCTTAATGTCCATACACGTATTGAAAACGTTATCAAAGACGTTCTTCTTAATATGCATGACATCCAGATTATGTCATATTTGATTATTATGCCAGTAAGGCAAATCCCAGAAGATGCTCTTCTTGGTCCAATTATGTTCTTGGCCATATCCGGGCAATGATAATAGGCCCGTATCAATGATCTTTGGAAAGTTCCAAACTCGTGCCAACACTTCTTCCCCtaacaaacgtggaggaggtTCTGATATCTCAATtcgatttttgaaaaatgaatcCTTGTTCTGCCTAAAAGGATGTGTCATATCCAAAAATTTtctgtgacaatcaaaccaCGAATTTTTTCTACCATTTTTCAAGGTAAATGCCTTTGAAAGCTCCATGCAGTAAGGACATGCTAATTTCCCCTGAGTCATCCATCCAGAAAGCATACCATAGGCATGAAAGTCTTTGATAGTCCACATCAATGCAGCTCTcataagaaaattttctttcgtGTGCACATCGTAGGTTATCACACCTTCGCACCATAACTGATTGAGCTCATCTATTAGGGGTTGTTGATAAACATCGATTTTGCTCTTCGGATTTTGAGGACCTGGAATGATTATTGTTAGGAACATAAACTCTCTTTTCATGCACATCCCAGGCGGTAAATTGtaaggagtcaaaatgacaGGCCAACATGAATAGTTCTTACCAGATTGTCCAGAAGGAGTGAGTGAATCCATCTGCAGGCATCCTATTATCTTCTGGCATAGTCTCTTTCATTGGATGAACAATGTCATCGAAACAACCTTGGGGATATTGTAGTTAGCTTTAATGCCTAATAACCTCATCACAGTAGACAACTCTGAGTGTGACTCGCATCCGTCCCATAGTAGAGCTTGGGCAGCagacaacatgtcaaagaaagCTTGCGCATCGGGATTAGGAGGTTCCAGCACAATCTGCTTGCACATCGACAGTCACCATAGTGGGAATTTCACGCATTTCTTCACCATGTGCTGTCCAGTAATGATATCTAGGCTGAAAACCTTTTCTATATAAGTGCACCCTTATATCATCCAACCCCTGAAATCTTGTGCATTTACACCTCACGCATGGACACCTTATAGTTCATGTGTCCACAAATCATGGATTATTTCCACACGCATAAGAAATGAACTCCTCAACACCAATAAAAAACTCATCACCAGGTCCCATTCGATTGGGACCGACCCTGTTATATATCCATTTACAAGACTCAAGAACCTCCATTATCAAAGGAAAATGATGAAGCAAGGAAGATGAAggggaagaacaaaatgaacaaaagagAGAAGTGGGCAAAAGAGGCAGCAACGATAtactaaaataattttatgaCATATTAGCGACAGAATTTGTAACGGAATCGAGTCAGTCGCACACTTTGTGATAGAAAAGTATATTCTTGTGTCAGAAGATAAAATTTCGTGATGAAATTTGTAAcggaattattttcatttttaatttgtgCCAGGAAAAGTAGATTATTGTGTCAGAAGATAAAGATTAGCAACGGAATTATTTTCGTCGCTAATTTGTGCCAAAAAAAGTAGATTCTTGTGTCAGAAGATAAATATTAACGACGGAATTTGCAATGGAATTATTTCATTCACAAATTTGAACCAGGAAAAGTTAGATTTTCTGGAAATGGTGTCAGAGGATAGGATTTAGCGATGGAGTTCTAGTTCGTCATGAAATCCATTGCTAAAGTCAGTTGCTAAATCCATTGCAAATATTGGCGGAAATTCGCGCCATAAACTACAACAGCATTTGCGACGAATTTTTTTGCAATGGAAAAGTCCATCGCAAATTGttcttaaatttcaaaaaactttAGCGACAGAAATTTCTAAATATTCCGTCGCAAAATCGATAATTTGCAATGAAAAAAATTCCGTCGCAAATGTCCGTTGCTAAATAGCTGTTTTCTTGTAGTAAGCATTGAACTCTGCTTCGGTTGTTGATAAAGTAACTACTGGTTGCT
This genomic stretch from Tripterygium wilfordii isolate XIE 37 chromosome 22, ASM1340144v1, whole genome shotgun sequence harbors:
- the LOC119991892 gene encoding uncharacterized protein LOC119991892, with amino-acid sequence MATDQSMDRGHTTSGRGRVTRRGVSPPPIHHIPHGPSTQGPPLDKQGASGSSSQNIGVVPPQNSLILIRPISAALFDPFDVTRKISEIMKIKYERAVTQRSDFTPEEKECYFKEFKSKFTWDPAHDVAIKKLWNKKSGGLFWGMMHRARENPTKAVWIPTTVQSKLRRIWDRPEYKKQGNRGRKIEHLRIAVLTLWLYSSHGVLRWNLAGIPPRQRCLFALIEKRVRNN